One segment of Methylocella silvestris BL2 DNA contains the following:
- a CDS encoding NAD(P) transhydrogenase subunit alpha produces MANEIDPLALQRLHDAVTAAKQAAQNAETYADQLAGSGHAISGGVIDPIIFRLAIFALAVVVGYYVVWSVKPALHTPLMSVTNAISSVIVVGALLSASVGIGAHGDPGAVAAKIFGFIALVLASVNIFGGFLVTERMLAMYKKKG; encoded by the coding sequence ATGGCGAACGAAATCGACCCACTAGCGCTGCAACGGCTTCACGATGCGGTGACGGCGGCGAAACAGGCCGCGCAAAACGCCGAAACCTACGCCGACCAGCTCGCCGGAAGCGGCCACGCGATAAGCGGCGGAGTCATCGACCCGATCATCTTCCGCCTGGCGATTTTCGCGCTCGCCGTCGTCGTCGGCTATTACGTCGTCTGGTCGGTCAAGCCGGCGCTGCATACGCCGCTGATGTCGGTCACCAATGCGATTTCATCGGTTATCGTCGTCGGCGCGCTTTTGTCCGCCTCCGTCGGCATTGGCGCGCATGGCGATCCGGGCGCCGTCGCCGCGAAGATTTTCGGCTTTATCGCCCTCGTGCTCGCCTCGGTGAATATTTTCGGCGGCTTCCTCGTCACCGAGCGAATGCTCGCGATGTATAAGAAGAAGGGCTGA
- a CDS encoding Re/Si-specific NAD(P)(+) transhydrogenase subunit alpha: MRIAVQAETDPHESRVAATPETVKTFIGLGAEVAVETGAGRKSAIADDAYAAAGATIAPTAAAAAAGADVVLRVRRPAAAELAGVKPGAVVLAILDPYENLAALQSLAGAGVSAFAMELIPRITRAQSMDVLSSQANLAGYRAVIDAAASYDRAIPMMTTAAGSIQPARIFIMGVGVAGLQAIATARRIGGLVTATDVRPATKEQVLSLGAKFIAVEDEEFAAAETAAGYAKPMSPEYQAKQAELTASHIAKQDIVITTALIPGRKAPVLITAEMVASMQRGSIIIDLAVERGGNCELSRPGETVISDNGVKITGNLNVPGRVPASASALYARNLVNFLKPLIDKETHELAIDWDDEIIKATALTRDGALPHPNFQAPAPEPQTEAPAESRPVAEAQPPASENAAEPAAETPALVDDEPPQPGAEGPEPAAKPRQRSKSGRGSGQGKA; this comes from the coding sequence ATGCGCATCGCGGTCCAAGCCGAAACCGACCCTCATGAAAGCCGCGTCGCGGCGACGCCCGAGACCGTAAAGACATTCATCGGCCTCGGCGCGGAGGTCGCGGTCGAAACCGGCGCCGGCCGGAAATCGGCCATCGCCGACGACGCCTATGCCGCGGCTGGCGCGACGATCGCGCCGACCGCCGCCGCAGCAGCCGCGGGAGCCGATGTCGTGCTGCGGGTGCGCCGCCCGGCCGCCGCCGAACTTGCCGGCGTCAAGCCCGGCGCCGTCGTGCTCGCTATCCTTGATCCTTATGAAAACCTCGCCGCGCTGCAATCGCTCGCCGGCGCCGGCGTCAGCGCCTTTGCGATGGAGCTCATTCCCCGCATTACGCGCGCGCAGTCGATGGACGTGCTGTCGAGCCAGGCCAATCTTGCCGGCTATCGCGCCGTCATCGACGCCGCCGCATCCTATGATCGCGCCATCCCGATGATGACGACGGCGGCAGGCTCGATTCAGCCGGCCCGAATCTTCATCATGGGCGTCGGCGTCGCCGGCTTGCAGGCAATCGCGACGGCGCGCCGCATCGGCGGCCTCGTCACCGCGACGGACGTCCGGCCCGCCACCAAGGAGCAGGTTTTGTCGCTCGGCGCGAAATTCATCGCCGTCGAGGATGAGGAATTCGCCGCCGCCGAGACCGCGGCCGGCTACGCCAAGCCGATGTCGCCCGAATATCAGGCGAAACAGGCTGAGCTCACCGCCTCTCATATCGCCAAGCAAGACATCGTCATCACCACCGCGCTGATTCCGGGCCGCAAGGCGCCGGTCCTGATCACGGCGGAGATGGTCGCCTCGATGCAGCGGGGGTCGATCATCATCGACCTTGCCGTCGAGCGCGGCGGCAATTGCGAATTGTCGCGGCCGGGCGAGACGGTGATCAGCGACAATGGCGTCAAGATCACCGGCAATCTCAATGTCCCCGGACGCGTGCCGGCGTCGGCCTCCGCGCTTTATGCGCGCAACCTCGTCAATTTCCTGAAGCCCCTGATCGACAAAGAGACGCATGAGCTCGCCATCGATTGGGACGACGAGATCATCAAGGCCACAGCGCTGACGCGGGATGGCGCGCTGCCCCATCCGAATTTTCAGGCCCCCGCGCCAGAACCTCAGACCGAAGCCCCGGCTGAATCTCGGCCTGTGGCCGAGGCTCAACCCCCGGCGTCCGAGAACGCCGCGGAGCCCGCCGCCGAAACCCCCGCGCTGGTCGACGACGAGCCGCCTCAGCCTGGCGCCGAAGGACCGGAGCCCGCGGCAAAGCCGCGCCAACGATCGAAATCAGGCAGGGGATCGGGTCAAGGCAAGGCCTGA
- a CDS encoding aa3-type cytochrome c oxidase subunit IV, with product MAHDLADPVSHPDMDYAAHVRTYRLFLKFALYGTIGVAGIVILLALITL from the coding sequence ATGGCGCATGATCTCGCCGACCCCGTCAGCCATCCTGATATGGACTATGCCGCGCATGTCCGAACCTACCGGCTTTTCCTGAAATTCGCTCTCTATGGCACGATTGGCGTCGCCGGAATCGTGATTCTTCTCGCATTGATCACCCTCTGA
- a CDS encoding ABC1 kinase family protein, whose product MKDQEANRFSARAARYARVGANVGGVAARIAGARLSGARNADASNAAALAQALGGLKGPMMKVAQMMATIPDLLPQEYADELQKLQCDAPPMGAAFVKRRMQAELGPDFSSKFKSFDFKPAAAASLGQVHRAEALDSEALACKLQYPDMKSAVEADLSQLAILFALHRRLNPVIDTREITQEIGERVREELDYQREARHAALYRDILVDFADIRVPAIRPELSTARLLTMQWLDGGKLLDFKSADGAARARIASAMFKAWWIPFNQYGVIHGDPHLGNYTVFGGGDGSGDAAGINLLDYGCVRIFRPDFVQGVVDLYEGLLHDDFARTFHAYESWGFQGLTRDLVEILNIWAKFIYGPLLDDRVRTIADGVSPGSYGRKEAFRVHQALKQKGPVRVPREFVFMDRAAIGLGGAFLHLDAQLNFYRLFNEAIGDFSVEALRARQGAALMKAGLQPPD is encoded by the coding sequence ATGAAGGATCAGGAAGCCAATCGCTTTTCCGCCCGCGCGGCGCGCTATGCAAGGGTCGGCGCGAATGTTGGCGGCGTCGCCGCCCGCATCGCCGGCGCAAGGCTCTCCGGCGCGCGCAATGCCGACGCCTCGAATGCTGCGGCGTTGGCGCAGGCGCTCGGCGGCCTCAAGGGGCCGATGATGAAAGTCGCCCAGATGATGGCGACCATTCCGGATCTCCTGCCGCAAGAATACGCCGACGAGTTGCAAAAGCTGCAATGCGACGCGCCGCCGATGGGCGCGGCCTTCGTCAAGCGGCGCATGCAGGCCGAGCTCGGCCCCGACTTTTCATCAAAATTCAAAAGCTTCGACTTCAAGCCCGCGGCGGCGGCCTCGCTCGGGCAGGTGCATCGCGCTGAAGCGCTCGACAGCGAGGCGCTCGCTTGCAAGCTGCAATATCCCGATATGAAATCGGCGGTCGAAGCCGATCTCAGCCAGCTCGCAATCCTGTTCGCCCTGCACCGCCGGCTCAATCCGGTGATCGACACGCGCGAGATCACGCAGGAGATCGGCGAGCGCGTGCGCGAGGAGCTGGATTATCAGCGCGAGGCGCGCCACGCCGCCCTCTATCGCGACATCCTCGTCGACTTCGCCGACATCCGCGTTCCGGCGATTCGCCCCGAATTGTCGACGGCGCGGCTCTTGACGATGCAATGGCTCGACGGCGGCAAGCTGCTTGATTTCAAATCGGCGGATGGGGCTGCGCGGGCGCGCATCGCCAGCGCCATGTTCAAGGCGTGGTGGATCCCCTTTAACCAATACGGCGTCATCCATGGCGATCCGCATCTTGGCAATTACACCGTTTTCGGCGGCGGCGACGGAAGCGGCGACGCCGCCGGCATCAATCTGCTGGATTATGGCTGCGTGCGGATCTTCAGGCCCGACTTCGTCCAGGGCGTCGTCGATCTCTACGAGGGCCTGCTGCATGATGATTTCGCGCGCACCTTTCACGCCTATGAAAGCTGGGGCTTTCAGGGCCTGACGCGCGATCTCGTCGAAATCCTCAACATCTGGGCGAAATTCATCTACGGGCCGCTGCTCGACGACCGGGTGCGCACCATCGCCGACGGCGTCTCGCCCGGCAGCTATGGACGCAAGGAGGCGTTTCGCGTGCATCAGGCGCTGAAACAGAAGGGGCCGGTGCGGGTGCCGCGCGAATTCGTCTTCATGGACCGCGCCGCCATCGGCCTTGGCGGGGCGTTTCTCCATCTTGACGCGCAATTGAACTTTTATCGCCTGTTTAATGAGGCGATCGGCGACTTCTCGGTCGAAGCGCTGCGCGCGCGCCAGGGCGCGGCGCTCATGAAGGCCGGCTTGCAGCCGCCGGATTGA
- a CDS encoding GNAT family N-acetyltransferase, with protein MNMPIRQSERQHIIRLPDGERFQLRYVRPDDQARLEEMFSHASPEDIRFRLLGAVRGFAAHMAERFAHLDPERDAAIVATSLPDSGPEEIYGIVHIGQDTPQSDTAEYDVMVRSDFKAHGLGYRLMTEILQCARRRGLRAVTGYISPDNGKMLLMAEELGFVARRGEGNVVEVRLDFAEFDKRLEEGLASGQPTVLEPGRVPES; from the coding sequence ATGAATATGCCGATCAGACAGTCAGAGCGCCAGCACATCATCAGGCTTCCAGACGGCGAACGCTTTCAGCTACGCTACGTCCGGCCAGACGACCAAGCGCGTCTGGAGGAAATGTTCTCGCACGCCTCGCCTGAGGACATCCGCTTCCGGCTGCTCGGCGCCGTGCGCGGCTTCGCCGCTCACATGGCGGAGCGGTTCGCCCATCTCGATCCGGAGAGGGACGCCGCCATCGTCGCGACCAGCCTGCCGGACTCGGGCCCCGAAGAGATCTACGGGATCGTGCATATCGGCCAGGACACGCCGCAATCCGACACGGCCGAATATGACGTGATGGTGCGCTCGGATTTCAAGGCGCACGGCCTCGGCTATCGGCTGATGACGGAAATCCTGCAATGCGCCCGCCGCCGCGGCCTTCGCGCGGTGACCGGATATATCTCGCCGGACAATGGGAAAATGCTGCTCATGGCCGAGGAGCTCGGCTTCGTCGCGCGCCGGGGCGAGGGCAATGTCGTCGAGGTGCGGCTGGACTTCGCCGAATTCGACAAAAGGCTCGAAGAAGGGCTCGCGAGCGGTCAGCCGACTGTTCTTGAGCCGGGGCGCGTCCCGGAGAGTTGA